The Pseudanabaena galeata CCNP1313 genome segment GGATGGAGAACCAAAATCAGCATCGATTTCGGCTTGCTCATCATCACTCACATAGGGCATCAAGATCTGGCAAAGCAACAGACGCTCCTCCCGCAAAACCTCTCTAACACTTTCCTTGATTAAAACTTTAAGTTCACTCGCTATCATAGTTAATATCCTATGTTTACTAGTTTGATAATACCATTTTGCTTTTCAAGCTTTTTCTAAAATTGTCTGCCCAAAACAACAAAAGCGATCGCCTACTTAATCTCGAATAGCAATCAATCTAACTGATAAGCAGTAACAATTCTATTGTTCTCAGGATTATAAACTGCCATCACACTGTTATGTTGCTTATGAGAGAAAAGATACTTCAAGCAATTATGTTTTCCTGAAGGCATACTTGCACTCAACGTATAACCAGCACTCACAAGAAGATCGAAAAACTCTTGTTTTGGTAGAGACTTAACCGTGAAAGGCGGTAAGCCAATAATGGCAGGATGTTCATTTAGCGGCACGAGTCTGAAATCCTTCCGCTACATTATCTACATTCTTTTTAATCCGCCTAAACTGCTCAAAAGGCGTATGCCAAGAGAACCCACTAGGAAGTACAAAACCAAACCCGATAAACGTAGGAACTACAAAAGGATAGTAAAAAGGCTCATCATCCACCTCAGTACCACCAAACTGAATCACAAAATTACCGCACCAAAAATACAACCCAGTCATCTGAATATCTAGGCTATAAGTAAGCGATCGCAGTTCATTTGATATATTCATAACCAATATCCTGAGTTTACTAATCTGATAATACCATTTTGCTTTTCACGCTTTCTCTAAAATCATCATAAACCTAACACTGCTAAGAAAATATGCCCTAGCCTTTATAAAATTGTGCAACCATAAAGCATTTTACTAAGCAAAGACTCAATCTTGGAAGTGGGCGATCTCCGTCCTTTTCATTTGGAAAGGATTAAGGAAAAATTACAGCAATCTCCTCATTGCGATGCCTCCGATAAATTTTAAAATCACTATCCAGAGTCATCACTGCACTATTCGGTATTTGCTCAGACATTCTCACCAAACAAGCATCAGCAAACGACATCGGCACAGACTCATAACGACTCATCAACACCCGTACATTACTCGACTCCTCTTGGAGATTGAAAGAGATCGCGATCGCTCCCACCTCGATCATCTCAAAAACAGCCTCAATCAAATATCTCCTTTTTAGCAAAAAGCAAGTTTCCGAAATTACCGCATCACAAGTAAATGCAGGTGGCTTAACCTGCGACCATTGCCTCACAGCCCAATCATGACTACGATCGCTTTTACTGAGCAAAGCAACCAACACACCCGTATCCAAAATTATGCGCTGCCCAATCATGCTCCATAACCCTCCATGTACTTCGGATTTACAGAAAGGTCATCGGGCAGATCATCAACAATACCAATCCATTTCTTAGTTAAGTCATAGCAAGACACAATAGATTCATCATTTACTGGCGTATCTTGATTAGATTTTAAAACTTGGCGATCGCCTCCTTCAAAAGCAAGAAACTCAATAAATCGCAAAGCCTGTACCTGCTGATCCGTAGACAACTGCTGCATAGTGCTTAATGCTTTCTCTAAAATCGTCATAAACCTAACCCTCCTGCGAAAATATACCCTAGCCTTAGTAAAACTGTACAATTATAGAACAATTGCCCAAAACAACAAGTATGCTCAAACGGCTCAAACAACTATGGCAAATCCTGTTTCCCTCAAAACAACTGATCGCTAATGATCATAGCGATCGCCTACTTAACCTCGAAAGTGAAATCCAAAGCTTGCGACTGACAATCAATGAACGCGAACAGACGATCGCCCAACTGCGAAGTGAGTTAGAACGTCAACGCCAAAATGAAAGTAATAATCAGGCGATCGCCTTTCAAACCCAGCAAGAACAAGTCTTTAGTGAACTTGCCGCACCGATCTCGCAACTGCTCACCCAAATCTATTTACTCGAAATTGAGAACAAACCCGTACAGGCAAAAGATGCGATCGCCATTGTCAAAAGAATGCTGCGCGTATTTACAGAACAAGG includes the following:
- a CDS encoding type II toxin-antitoxin system VapC family toxin — encoded protein: MIGQRIILDTGVLVALLSKSDRSHDWAVRQWSQVKPPAFTCDAVISETCFLLKRRYLIEAVFEMIEVGAIAISFNLQEESSNVRVLMSRYESVPMSFADACLVRMSEQIPNSAVMTLDSDFKIYRRHRNEEIAVIFP
- the grpE gene encoding nucleotide exchange factor GrpE, whose translation is MPKTTSMLKRLKQLWQILFPSKQLIANDHSDRLLNLESEIQSLRLTINEREQTIAQLRSELERQRQNESNNQAIAFQTQQEQVFSELAAPISQLLTQIYLLEIENKPVQAKDAIAIVKRMLRVFTEQGLTQVGNIGEVVNFDPNLHQPLSSAVEINNGQSVKIRVAGLTYQGRVLRAAGVELCQDV